The following DNA comes from Mycobacterium sp. MS1601.
GCCACCAGAGGACGACCGTCGGATGCCAAGTAGCCCAGCATCCCTGTCCTGGTTCCAGCGCTCAGGAACTCGACCACCTCAGGGGAGAGTTGGGTCATCGTCTACTCCTCACTCGGCGCGGTGGCACCGACACCGATGGTGATCTCGGGAGAGTCAGCTGGGTCCAGCCAGGTCAGAATCGACCGCATCTCGTCGCGCCCGATCGTGACACAGCCCGCCGTCGGGCCGTCATAGCTGACGTGCAGGAAGATGCCCGCCGACCGCCCCGGGATGCGCTCAGGGTTGTGTTCGATCAGCACCGCGTAGTCGTAGGTCGACCCTGAATCGAAGAGATTCTCGGCCCAGTCCGACGGGCTTTCCGTCGAATGGACGTGCGTGTTGTAGGTATCAGACTCGGGCTCCTCGTCCCACCAGTCCTCGTCGGTGGTCTGGAAGTACGGCAGCCGGGTGCCGGGGTTGGGCTCACGGCCGAACGCCTGACCAAGTGGAAAAGTACCCACCGGAGTGCGGAAGTCTTCGTCGGCAGGCTCTCCGACCCCCAACTCGCCGAGATCGGCGGGCGTGGGCCCGAGGACCACCCGCCAATGCCAGCCGTCCCGCTCGTAGGCGGTCAACGTGCCAGTCGGCGAATCCTCGGTGGGTGCGACGACCACGATCCGCTGCGTCGTGACCGGGGTTTGGGCCTCGGCCGTGCCGGTGGCTGTCCACATCAGCACGCCGACCGCGATGAGGACTTTGCGCACACGACGAGTCTAGGTGGACCAGCGCTTGACCGCGTGTTCCGTCATCAAGCCCAGGTCGGCGCGGCCTTCGCCGTCAGGCAGGTGGACCGGCTGCCACACCGACGGTGATCTGCGGCGCGGCGGCCGGGTCGAGCCAGGTCAGAATTCTGCGCATCTGGTCGCGGTCGACGGCCACGCAGCCCCAGGTGGGCTCGCCGTCGGTGACGTGCAGGAAGATGCCCGCCGACCGACCGGGGATGCGTTCGGGGTTGTGTTCGATCAGCACCGCGTAGTCGTAGATGATCCCCGAATCGAACAGGTTCTCAGCATCGTCGCTCGGACTCTCGGGGGAGTGCACGTGGAGGTTGTACGTCGGCGACTCTGGCTCCTCGTCCCACCAGTCCTCGTCGGTGGTCTGGAAATACGGCAGCCGGGTGCCGGGGTTGGGCTCACGGCCAAAGGCCTGACCGAGCGGAAAAGTACCCACCGGAGTGCGGAAGACGTTGTCTGCGGCCGGCCCGACGCCCAACTCACCGAGATCGGCAGGTGTGGGTCCGAGTACCACCTGCCACTGCCCGCCGATCCACTCGTATGCGGTCAGTGTCCCGGTCGGCGAATCCGGGGCGGACGCACTGACCACAATCCGCTGAGTCGTCGAGGGGGGTTGAGCGCCGGCTGTTGCGGTGGCCATCCACGTCAGCACGCCGATCACGCCGAGGAGTTTGCGCACACGACGAGTCTAGGTGTCGACGATGAGTTGCCGTCGGCGTCCTGGGCGGCGATCTGGTCTAGTCGTCCTTGCGGATCAAGCGTCCCAACGCCTCCCGGTCCGGCGCCAGGAGCTCGTCGATGCGCGGCTGGTTGACGTCCGCCACGATGATCTCGCCGACCTCCTGGTACACGTCACTGAAGATGCCGTGCGACTTCATCTTCTCGGTCTGGTAGATGTTGTCCTCGGTGGGCGTGACGTAGTAGACGATCTCCGGCTTGAAGCGGTGGATCAGCCACAGGTGGATGAGGTCCATCAAGCGCTTCTTGCGGAACTTCTCGGCGAAGGTGTTCTGATCGCGGACGGTCAGGATGCTGCGGCCGTGTCGGTCCTTGATCGGGTCCACCACCACGTTGGCCAGCGGATCATCGCCCTCGCCCAGGATCTGCAGATCCAGCACATCGGAGCCGGCGCGTCGCGGCCGCAGCTGGACCCGCAGGTTCTCGCCCAGCTTGTAGTGCGCACTCCACAACGCCAGCCACTCCTCGAGCAGCTTCTTGGGCACCTCGGTCTGTACCAGGTGCTGATGCTGGGTGGACCCCTTGCCCATCGCCTTGGTGGTAGCGGTACGCCCGGAGACCGCAGCCAGCGCCGCGTCGCTGCGCGGGCCACCGACCAGCGTTTGTGGTGTGCGGTAAGGGGATTCGACCAGGCGCATCTTCCGCTGCAACCGAGCCAGGGCGAGCATGCCCTCCTGCCTCAATGCGGTCGCGAACTCCTCGCAGGCCACGCCGTCGACTTGGTGGCCACCGTAGGTGATGAAGTTGAAGACGAAGCCCATCTTGCCGAGTTCCTCAGGGAAGGCGCGCATCTCGTCATCGGTCATCCCGGTGGTATCCCAGTTGAACGAGGGGGACAGGTTGTAGGCCAGCATCTTCTCGGGGTACACCGCGTGGATGGCTTCGGCGAACTCGCGGGCATCAGCGAGGTCGGCGGTCTTTGTCTCCATCCACAGCACGTCGGCGAAGGGCGCCGCCGCCAGGGATTTGGCGATGGCATACGGGATGCCGCCGCGCACCTGGAAGTAGCCTTCCGGAGTCTTGGCCCGTTCGCAGTCCCAGGCGACATCCGCGCCCAGTTCCTTGGCCTTCTCCCTGGCAGTGAACAGCGGTGCGCGAGCGGCGAATTCACGCCACTGCGCCGCACTCATCTCCGGCGATTCACCCTCGCGGGCGCGGAACTCCAACAGTTCGGCGACCGCCTCGCCATAGGTCTGCAGACCAGAGTCGACCTGCCAGACATCGATGAACTTCGACTCCACCTCGTCGTACACCGCGTCGATCGAGGTCACTTTGCCGTCCAGCCAGGCCGCTGCGGCATCGTCGATGACGGCCAGCAGGCCTTGGCGCTCCAGCCATGCTGTCGCGGTGGAGTATTCGCCTTCGGGTAGCGCATAGAGCATGTGCCCGTTGAGTTCGGTGGCTCCGCGCTCGTAGAAGCGGCGCATCACCGCGAGGAAACACGCCTTGTAGGAAGGGATTTTGAGGTTGGTGGCGCCGAGGAGGAACGGCTGGTCCCGCTCGTCGGCGCGACTGTCGATCAAGTTGGCAGCCTCGGCGTCGGTGCGCGCGACGATGATGCCGGGCACGCCCATGATGTCCAGCTGGAAGCGAGCGGCGTTGAGACGTTTGAGTTGCTCATCAGACGGCACCAGCACCTTGCCGCCCTGGTGGCCGCATTTCTTCGTGCCCGGTCGCTGGTCCTCGATGTGGTAGCCGGGCACGCCTGACTCGACGAAACGCCGAATCAGGTTGCGTACGTGAGGATCTCCGCCATGTCCGGTATCGGCGTCGGCGATGATGAACGGGCGGTAGTCGTAGGCAGGCGTGGCCGCACGCTGCGCTTCGGTCATCTGCAGCCGCAGGTACTGCTGATTTCGGTCGGCGGTCAGCAGCGCACGTACCAGGCCTGCGGCCTCGTCGGGAACCTGACTGAGCGGGTAGCTGGCCAGGTCCGGTCCGGGGTCTTCGCTGATGGAGCCTTTTGCCGAGGTGGCCCAGCCGCCGAGATAGATGCCCTCGATGCCCATCCGCTTCATCACCACGGCCTGGCCGGGGGAGTAGGGCCCGAAGGTGGTGATGCTCCTCTTCTGCGCGAAGAGTTCACGCAGCCGGGCGTGAAATGCCGTGGCGGCCTCGCGTGCCACCGGGTAGTCGGCGGGGATGGTGCCCCGTTGCTCCACCACCTGCCGTGCGCTGTAGAGCCGGATAATGCCCGCGAACCGGGGATCGTCGAAGTAGCGCTGGGTGGCGGCTACCTCTTGATCGAAGGGGGTCTGGGCGGTGGCGTCGGCGTCGATGGCCATGGGCTCACGCTCCTCGTTGAGCTCGCTTTTCCCTGTTGAGAGTGCCGAGTGTAGTCGTGTCGGCCGGTGGCCATGGCGGCATTGAAACTGCCCGGTTCGACTGAATTGGCCGCGTTGTGATCGAACGTGTGTGCGGCCACCCGTGACGGGCAGAACGGACCACGGCCACAATCGCCATTCCGATAGGCAATCGCGGCACGGGAACTCGACGGCGAGGAGCAACACGCCGCCTGGGTGACACCCATCACTCTGACCGGCATCTGCGATGGGCATCACTGGAGCGGATGAAAAGCCCACGCGCCCGGTCTATTTGACCTTCGTCACGGCAGCGGTGGTAGGCCACCGAAATCAGAACGCACGCACTACTGTCTCGCGGGTGATGCCGCCCAGTCTCGCCAAACCCGCGAATGCCGTGGGCGGTTTCTTCGCCATGTCACTGGACACCTTCGTCATGATGTTCCGACCGCCGTTCGCCTGGCGCGAGTTCATCCTGCAGACGTACTTCGTGGCCCGGGTCTCCATCGTGCCGACCATCATGTTGGCGATCCCGTTCACCGTCCTGGCGGTGTTCATCCTCAACATCCTGCTCGTGGAGTTCGGTGCCGCCGACTACTCAGGAACCGGTGCCGCACTGGGGGCCATCACCCAGATCGGCCCGGTGGTCACCGTCCTCGTGGTCGCCGGCGCGGGGGCCACCGCCATGTGCGCGGACCTCGGTGCCCGCACCATCCGCGAAGAACTCGACGCCATGCGCGTACTCGGCATCCAGCCCATCCAGGCCTTGGTGGTCCCGCGGGTGCTGGCCGCAACCTTGGTGTCGGTGTTGCTCAACTCGATCGTCGCGGTCGTCGGCATCACCGGAGGCTTCATCTTCTCGGTGTTTGTCCAGAACGTCACCCCTGGCGCGTTCGTGGCGGGCATGACACTGCTGACCGGCCTGCCGGAGATCGTCATATCACTGGTGAAAGCCACCTTGTTCGGTATCACCGCCGGCCTGATCGCGTGCTACAAAGGCATCTCCGTCGGCGGTGGGCCCGCCGGTGTCGGCAATGCCGTCAACGAAACCGTGGTCTTCGCTTTCATGGCGCTCTACCTCATCAACGTGGTGGTCACCGCCGTCGGCGTCAAGGCCACCCTGTGAATCTCGAGAGCCTGGACCGACTGGGGGAACAGACGGCGTTCTACGCGCAATCGGTGCGCTCCATGGGCGACGCATGTGTGCACTACCGCGGCGAGATCCTGCGGCTGGTCGCACAGATGAGCCTGGGCACCGGCGCGCTGGCGATGATCGGCGGCACCATCGTCATCGTCGGATTCCTGGCGCTGTCGGCGGGAGCGCTCATCGCCGTCCAGGGCTACACCCTGTTGACCGGCATCGGCGTCGAAGCACTCACGGGCTTCACCTCGGCGTACCTCAACGTCCGACTGATCGCCCCGTTGACGGCGGGTATCGGCCTGGCCGCCACCATCGGCGCCGGTGCCACCGCACAACTGGGCGCCATGCGGATCTCCGAGGAAATCGACGCACTGGAAGTCATGGGTATCCGCTCCATTGCCTATCTGGTCTCCACCCGGCTCATCGCCGGTGTGTTGGTGGTCGTCCCACTGTTCTGCATCGGCGTGCTCATGTCGTTCATCGCGGCCAGACTGGGCACCACACTGGTTTACGGGCAGTCCACCGGCGTCTACGACCACTACTTCGACACCTTCCTCAATCCCACCGACCTGCTGTGGTCGCTGGGGATGGCCGTTGCCATGGCGGTGGTGGTCATGGTGATTCACACCTACTACGGCTACACGGCAACGGGTGGACCCGCCGGTGTCGGCGAGGCGGTGGGCCGTGCTGTGCGTGCCTCGCTGATCGGCGTCGTCTTCATCACACTGGTGGTCTCACTGTCCGTGTACGGGCAGTCCGGCAACTTCCACCTGTCGGGCTAGCCAGTTGCACCCTCGCCTGTGGGCTCTGACCCTCATCACCGGAATCGTCGCGCTCGTCGGGCTCACCGCAGTGCTTTTCAGCGGCTCGCTGCGGTCGACGATCCCCATCACCGTGACCAGCGACCGTTCCGGCCTGGTGATGGAACCGGGCGGCAAGGTCCGGCTCCGCGGCATCGAGGTGGGACAGGTGGCACACGTCGGCGGCGGCAGTCACTCCGCCACACTGGCATTGGAGCTCGACCCCGACCAGCTCCCGTTCATCCCAGACAACGTCGAGGCCGAGATCAAGGCCACCACCGCGTTCGGCGGCAAGTTCGTCAACCTCGTGGTCCCGGATGACCCGAGTGCGACGGCCATCTCCGCGGGTGCGGTGGTGCGCTCACGCAACGTCACCTCCGAGGCCAACACCGTCTTCGACAACCTCGTGCGGCTGCTCGACCAGGTGGACCCCGCCAAACTCAACGCCATCATCTCGGCACTGTCAGAAGGATTCAGCGGTCGGGGGGAGCGCATCGGTGAGGCCATTGCGGCGTCCAATCAAGTTCTGGCAGAACTGAATCCACGCGCCGATATCGTCCGCCAAGACCTGGTGGCACTCGCGAGGGCCAGTGCCGCCTACGGCGGTGCGGCACCGGACATCCTGCAGATCCTGGACTCAGCCAGCACCACCAGCTCCACGATCACGGCTAACGCCACCGCACTGGACGCACTCCTGGTCGGGGTCATCGGGTTGTCGCGCGCCGGGATCGACCTCATCACACCGAACCAGGGAAACCTCGTTGCGGCCGTCAACCAACTGGAACCCACCACCGACCTGCTGCACAAATACGACCCGATCTACACCTGCACGCTGTTGGGCGCCGTGGAACAACTCAACGGTCTGGGCGACGGGTACCGCGTCACCGGGGGCAACGGGCGCACAGCGATGCTGGACGCGGGCCTGCTCTTCGGCGACGACCAGTACCGCTTCCCCGATCACCTGCCGATCGTCGCCGCCAAGGGCGGACCCGACGGCAAGCCGGGCTGCGGATCCCTGCCGCTGGTGTCGGAGAACTACCCGGTGCGCCAGCTCGTCACCAACACCGGGTGGGGCACCGGCCAGGACCTGCGGACAAATCCTGGGATCGGGTTCCCCGGCTGGGCCAACTACTTCCCGGTGACCCGCCCGATTCCGGAGCCGCCGGTGGTGCGCGATCCCGCTCCGGCCGGCCCGGCGCCAGGGCCCACACGATGAACAACAACCTCGGCAAGGCCGTGCGGTGGCTCGCGGTCTTCATGACCGTCTGTCTGGCTGGGCTTTTCGCGCTCATTGCCGCATTCGGTGAGCTCCGCTTCGACCCGTCGCACACCTACGACGCCGAATTCCACAACGTCTCCGGACTGGAGGGCGGCAACTTCGTGCGTATCGCCGGTGTCGAAGTCGGCAAGGTCTCCGACATCAGGCTCAGGCGTGACGGGACCGCGGTGGTGACGTTCACCGCCGACGACACTGTGGTGCTGACGCACGGCACTCGTGCTGTGATCCGCTACTCCGACCTGGTCGGCGGCCGCTATCTTGCTCTCGAAGAGGGGGCGGGGGACACCACACGCTTGGCACCAGGTCAGACCATCCCCGTCGCGCAGACTGCGCCTGCGCTGGATCTGGATGCTCTGATCGGCGGATTCCGGCCGCTGTTTCGAGCCTTGGACCCCGACCAGGTGAACACCCCGACCGGCGAGCTGATCCAGGCGTTCCAGGGGCAGGGGTCAACGGTGACGTCGCTGTTGCGGCACACCGCCGAGTTCTCCCACCGCCTGGCTGACCGCGACGAACTGATCGCAGCGGTGATCACCAACCTCGACACGGTACTGGGCAGTCTGAGCGCCCAGAGTATGCAGTTCGACAAGGCTGTCTCCGCACTCTCACAATTGGTTTCAGGTCTCGCGCAACGCGGTCCGGAGATCGCCAGTTCGATCGCCGCCACCAACGCCGCGGCGGTCACCGTCACCGATCTCCTGGCCAGGGCCCGCACTCCTTTCAAAGATGTTGTCGCCCAAACTGATCGTGTCGCAGCCATCGCGGTGGCCGACAAGGACTATCTGGAGAACTTCCTGGACACGCTGCCCGACGCCTACCGAATGCTGGGCCGCCAAGGGCTTTACGGCGACTTCTTCACTTTCTACCTCTGTGACCTGTCGCTGAAGGTCAACGGCCAAGGCGGCCAACCGACCTACATCAAGCTGGCGGGCCAGGACACCGGGCGGTGCGCACCTAAATGAAGCCCTTCTCCGATCGCAACCCCGCCCTGATCGGCGCTATCGGGGTCAGCCTCACCGCAGTCGTCGCGCTGACCACGTTGAACTACGATCGGATTCCACTGCTGTCTGGATCCGACTCCTACTCTGCCTACTTCGCAGAGATCGGCGGCCTCGCCGTAGACGCACCCGTGCACGTCTCCGGCCTGGAAGTGGGCAAGGTGTCGCGCATGGCACTCGAACGCGGGAAAGTGTTGGTGGAGTTCGACATCGACAGTGACGTCTTCGTCGGCAACCGGTCCGAGGCTGCCATCAAGACGAACACCGTGCTCGGAGCCCGGGTCCTCGACATCACCACCAGGGGCGACGAGCCCTTGGACGAACCCATCCCCGAGGACAGGACCACCGCTCCATACGAACTGCCTGACGCACTCGCCGACCTCACCACCACCGTCGAGGACATCGACACCGGTACCGTTTCCGCGTCGCTGGACACCTTGGCACAGACATTTCAGGACACCCCAACCGAATTGAGATTCGCTCTCGACGGGGTATCTCGGCTGTCGGAGAGCCTGGCCCGTCGCGACCAGCAGTTGCGCAGCCTGCTCGCCAATGCCAACGAGGCCACCACGGTGTTGGCCCGGCGTACCGATGACGTGGTGCGCCTCATCGGCGACTCACAGTCGCTGCTGCTGGCGTTGCGTGCCCAGAGCGACTCGCTGGACGCCATTGCCGGCAACATCACCGCTCTGGCCAGGCAACTCGAGGCCTTCATCGCCGAGAACCGGGAGCAGTTCCAGCCAGCCCTGGAAAAGCTCAACGGTGTGCTGGCCATAGTCGACAGCCGCCGCGACAAGGTGCAGGATTCCATCCGGCGGCTCAACAGCTACACCATGTCACTCACCGAGTCGGTGTCCTCGGGACCGTTCTTCAAGTCCTATGTCGCCAATCTGCTGCCCGGACAGTTCGTGCAGCCGTTCGTCGATGCCGCTTTCGCCGAGCGGGGCCTTGACCCGAATGTGCTGCTGCCCAGCGAGAGCTCGGATCCACAAATCGGGCAGCCCGGAACACCGGCGCTGCCGATCCCGCTGCCGCGCACCGGCGGAGAGGCGCCACGATGACCACACGCAAAGCAGTGGGCGCACTGCTGGTGGCCTGTCTGGTAGCCGGCCTGGTCGTGGTGTGGCGTCCCGGTGCCGTCGCACGAACCGACGTGGTGGCCTACTTCCCGTCCACCAACGGACTGTACGAGGGGGATGAGGTCCGGATACTCGGCATGCCGGTGGGGCGGATCGAGACCATCACCCCGGAACCGCAGCGGGTCAAGGTGACGTTCTGGGTGGACCGGCAGTACCCGATCCCCGCCGACGTCAACGCCGTGATCATCTCGCCGGCCCTGGTCAGCGCCAGAGCCATTGCGCTGACCCCGGCGTACCTCGACGGCGCACAACTGACCAGCGGCAGCGTCATCCCCGAAAGTCGAACCGCCGTGCCCGTCGAGTGGGACGATCTGCGTGCGCAACTGCACAAGCTCACCGAGTCCCTGCAGCCCGCACAACCCGGCGGAGTCAGCACGCTGGGCGCTTTCGTCAGCAGCACCGCAGACAATCTGCGCGGCCAGGGCGCCACGGCCCGCGGCGCCATCATCGAGCTTTCCCAGGCACTGTCGGCGCTCGGCGATCACAGCGGGGACGTCTTCGCCACAATCCGGCATCTGTCCGCGCTGGTCTCGGCGCTCGAGGGCAGCACCGATCTGATGGCTCACCTCAACCAGAATCTGGCCGCCGTCACCGCCACCCTGGCAGGAGATCCCGACGAAATCGGCGCTGCCACCCGCGCCATCAACGACGTGGTCGGCGACGTCCAATCCTTCGTCGGGCAGAACCGCGAAACCCTGGGAATCACCGCGGATTCCCTGACATCGGTGTCCACTGCCCTCACGGAGAGCCTCGACGACATCGAGCAGACACTGCACATCGCCCCGACCGCACTGTCCAACTTCATCAACATCTACCAACCCGCACAGGGCTCACTGTCCGGAGCACTGGTGATGAACAACTTCGCCAACCCGATTTCGTTCATCTGCGGGGCCATCCAGGCCGCCTCCCGAAAGGGGGCCGAGGAGTCCGCGAAACTGTGCGCTCAGTACCTGGCGCCGATCATCAAGAACCGCCAGTACAACTTCCCGCCCATCGGCATCAATCCGTTTGTCGGGACACAGGCGCGGCCCAACGAGATCACCTACAGCGAGGACTGGCTACGACCGGGCGCGAGCCTGCCGGAACTGATGATGCCGGGAGCGGGCTCATGAAACGGATTGTCTGTGCGGCGGTGTGTCTTGTCGCCCTCACCGGCTGCAGCTCGTGGCGGGGCGTCAACTCGCTACCACTTCCTGGCACCGAGGGCCGCGGCGAGGGCACCTACCAGATCCAGGTGCAGCTGCCCGATGTGTCCAACATTCAACCCAATTCGCGAGTGCGCGTCGGTGACGTCAACGTCGGCAATGTCACCGGCATCGAGCGACAGGGCTGGCACGCATTGCTGACCATCGACCTCAACGGCGATGTCGAGTTACCCGCGAACAGCACCGCGACAGTGGGGCAGACGAGCCTGCTCGGGTCACTGCACGTGGAGCTGGCTCCGCCCATCGGCATCGCCCCGCAGGGCCGTTTGCAGGACGGGGCGCTCATCCCGCTGTCGTCCAGCGGCGCCTACCCCTCCACCGAGCAGACTCTGGCGGCGGTATCGACGTTGCTCAACAACGGTGGCGTCGGTCGACTCCAGGACCTCACCGATGCGCTGGGTACCGCACTGGCTGGGCGTGGCGGCGAACTGCACACGCTCATCACCCAATTGGACACCTTCATCGCCCATGTCGACTCCCAGACCGACGACATCACGGGCTCCGTGGACGAGCTCAACGGTCTGGTCGGGCAGGTTGCGGCGCAACAACCTGTGGTGGACAGAGCAATCGAGACCATTCCCGATGCGTTGGCGGTGCTCAGCCAGCAGCGCGACCACCTGGCCGAGGCTCTGGTGCAGTTCGGGCAGTTCGCCGCCGTCACCGCCGATTCGGTGAACCTGACCAAGGAAGCACTGATCAGTGAGTTAGAAGATCTTGCGCCGGTGCTGAAATCGCTGGCGGATGCGGGTCCGGCGATGACCCGCTCGCTCAGTCACCTCGGCACGTTCCCCTGGCCGAAGGAGACCATCGGCAACTGGATCCGGGGTGACTACGGAAACCTCTCACTGGCCATCGATCTCACGCTGAGCCGACTGGATGCCTCACTGTTCACCGGCACCCGCTGGGAGGGCGACCTGACCGCACTCGAACTGCAGTGGGGCCGCACGCTCGGACAGAAGCCCAGCCCGTACACCGCCGGCAACCCGCTGGTCGTGCCCTACCAGACCGTGCAGGGCCCGTGAGATGCGACTGACGAGACGTCTGCGGATCCAGTTGGCGGTACTGCTGGTCATCGGGTTGACCGCTGCCGTCGTGATGGCGATCAACTATGTCAAGGTGCCCGCGCTCCTGGGTATCGGCCAGTACCGCGTGATCGTCGAACTACCCGAATCCGCAGGTCTGTATCCCAGCGGCAACGTCACCTATCGCGGAGTCACCGTCGGTCGCGTCGACGACGTCCGGTTGACCACCACCGGAGTCGAAGCCGTGCTCGCGCTGCGCACCGGCACTGACATCCCGTCGGATCTCGACGCCGAGGTGCACAGCCAGTCCGCAGTGGGGGAGCAGTACGTGGCGCTGCTGCCGCGCTCCGATGCTGCCCAGCCGCTTCGAGACGGTGACGTGATCCCGCTGTCACGCACCACCATCCCGGCTGATCTCAACGAGTTGCTGGACGCCACCAATGCCGGTCTGCTGGCCATTCCCGGCGACGATCTGCGCACGGCGATCGACGAGTCCGCCACGGCGGTGGCAGGCCTGGGTCCGGAGCTGAGCCGCCTCATCGACGGAGCCACAGGAGTGGCCATCGACGCCCGAGACAACCTCGGTCCACTGATCACGCTCATCGACAAGGCCGCCCCGGTGCTGGACTCCCAGGCCGACACGGCAGCAGATATCCAGGCGTGGTCGTCGCATGTCGCCGAGCTCACCGCCCAGTTGCGGGACAACGATGCGGCCGTGGCCGGGATAGTGCAGGGTGGCGGTCCGGCCACCGACGAGGTGCGGGCACTGTTGGATCGGGTGCAGCCGACCGTGCCGATCCTGCTCGCCAATCTGGTGAGCATCGGCGAGGTGGCCCTGGAGTACAACGCCAGCCTCGAGCAGATCCTGGTGCTCTTTCCCCAGGGCACCGCGATCTTCCAGCAGCTCGGCGTGCCCACCCACGGCACCGGCCTGCCGCCGGGTGGCTACCTGGACTTCAACCTCAACTTCAACCTCCCGCCACCCTGCACCACCGGATTCCTCCCCGCTCAGCAACGCCGGGCGCCCGCCCTCGAAGATGCCCCCGACCGTCCGGCGGGTGACCTGTACTGCCGCATTCCTCAGGACTCGATGTTCAATGTCCGTGGGGTGCGCAACATTCCATGCCAGACGGTGCCGGGCAAGCGAGCCCCTACGGTGAAGATGTGCGAGAGCGACGAGAGCTACGTCCCGCTCAACGACGGGATGGCGTGGAAGGGGGACCCGAACGCGACCCTGTCCGGTCAGCCGATTCCGCAGGTGGCTTCGGTGGAGTACGACCCGGCTACCGGCACCTACCTCGCTCCCGGCGGCACGGTCGGTCGGCGGCCCGATCTGGCTGCCGGCGTGCCGACCGAGAAGACGTGGGAGTCGCTGTTGGTTCCGCCGGGACGGTAACTCAGCGATTGCGATCGGCTAACGATCGTGCACGTTTCCAGTCCGGGGGTGTCCACCGGGAATGCGGTTGTGATGACGTGGATATCAATGGCTCACTCCCGCACGTTGCTGACATCCCTGGCCGCAGCCGGCGCCGTCCTGGCATCGGCGCCCCTGGCGCACGCTGCGCCGCCATCCG
Coding sequences within:
- a CDS encoding MCE family protein; the encoded protein is MKPFSDRNPALIGAIGVSLTAVVALTTLNYDRIPLLSGSDSYSAYFAEIGGLAVDAPVHVSGLEVGKVSRMALERGKVLVEFDIDSDVFVGNRSEAAIKTNTVLGARVLDITTRGDEPLDEPIPEDRTTAPYELPDALADLTTTVEDIDTGTVSASLDTLAQTFQDTPTELRFALDGVSRLSESLARRDQQLRSLLANANEATTVLARRTDDVVRLIGDSQSLLLALRAQSDSLDAIAGNITALARQLEAFIAENREQFQPALEKLNGVLAIVDSRRDKVQDSIRRLNSYTMSLTESVSSGPFFKSYVANLLPGQFVQPFVDAAFAERGLDPNVLLPSESSDPQIGQPGTPALPIPLPRTGGEAPR
- a CDS encoding MCE family protein, which translates into the protein MTTRKAVGALLVACLVAGLVVVWRPGAVARTDVVAYFPSTNGLYEGDEVRILGMPVGRIETITPEPQRVKVTFWVDRQYPIPADVNAVIISPALVSARAIALTPAYLDGAQLTSGSVIPESRTAVPVEWDDLRAQLHKLTESLQPAQPGGVSTLGAFVSSTADNLRGQGATARGAIIELSQALSALGDHSGDVFATIRHLSALVSALEGSTDLMAHLNQNLAAVTATLAGDPDEIGAATRAINDVVGDVQSFVGQNRETLGITADSLTSVSTALTESLDDIEQTLHIAPTALSNFINIYQPAQGSLSGALVMNNFANPISFICGAIQAASRKGAEESAKLCAQYLAPIIKNRQYNFPPIGINPFVGTQARPNEITYSEDWLRPGASLPELMMPGAGS
- a CDS encoding MCE family protein, producing the protein MKRIVCAAVCLVALTGCSSWRGVNSLPLPGTEGRGEGTYQIQVQLPDVSNIQPNSRVRVGDVNVGNVTGIERQGWHALLTIDLNGDVELPANSTATVGQTSLLGSLHVELAPPIGIAPQGRLQDGALIPLSSSGAYPSTEQTLAAVSTLLNNGGVGRLQDLTDALGTALAGRGGELHTLITQLDTFIAHVDSQTDDITGSVDELNGLVGQVAAQQPVVDRAIETIPDALAVLSQQRDHLAEALVQFGQFAAVTADSVNLTKEALISELEDLAPVLKSLADAGPAMTRSLSHLGTFPWPKETIGNWIRGDYGNLSLAIDLTLSRLDASLFTGTRWEGDLTALELQWGRTLGQKPSPYTAGNPLVVPYQTVQGP
- a CDS encoding MCE family protein, which gives rise to MRLTRRLRIQLAVLLVIGLTAAVVMAINYVKVPALLGIGQYRVIVELPESAGLYPSGNVTYRGVTVGRVDDVRLTTTGVEAVLALRTGTDIPSDLDAEVHSQSAVGEQYVALLPRSDAAQPLRDGDVIPLSRTTIPADLNELLDATNAGLLAIPGDDLRTAIDESATAVAGLGPELSRLIDGATGVAIDARDNLGPLITLIDKAAPVLDSQADTAADIQAWSSHVAELTAQLRDNDAAVAGIVQGGGPATDEVRALLDRVQPTVPILLANLVSIGEVALEYNASLEQILVLFPQGTAIFQQLGVPTHGTGLPPGGYLDFNLNFNLPPPCTTGFLPAQQRRAPALEDAPDRPAGDLYCRIPQDSMFNVRGVRNIPCQTVPGKRAPTVKMCESDESYVPLNDGMAWKGDPNATLSGQPIPQVASVEYDPATGTYLAPGGTVGRRPDLAAGVPTEKTWESLLVPPGR